The genomic DNA CCGGTCACCCAGCCGCCGCCGTGAAAAAACAGCAACACCGGGTGATCGAGCGGGCCGGAATCAGGCGAAAAAATACGAACCGGTACATCGTAATCCCCATTGGGTACCAGATGATCCCACTGGCAGCAGGTTTTTATCGACCGGCCATAGCTTTTAAGAGCGTTTAAACGACGCATCATCTCATAGCTTTCAAGCATACTGACTTCAGTATAAGAAAGTGTCTTTAACGCCGCGCGCATATATTTATTAATCGCCATGACGTTCCTCCGCATTTAAAATACTTATAGGTGATATTTTACCAGTATCAAAAAAATAATACAATACAAACCTCGTTCACACAAATGCGGTTGTCAAACATATCTTGTCAGAAATCGCGCATAATACTGCATGAACTTAAAATAACCATCTGTATTCGGAGGCGTTTATGGCAAAGCAAACAGAACTGACACCGGATAAGAAGCAATATCTAGATACAATAAAAACACTGGACACCAAATTGCGGGTAAGTGCAAGCTTTGATTTAGGCATGCGCGATTTTGTTTTTGGCACGAAGGATGCACGCATCTATTTTACCCAAGGGCTTGTCAAAGATGAGATCATGGAGCGCATATTAAACACCCTTATCCTAATAAATCCGTCTGAGCTAAATAAATGCACCGATACCAAGAGCTTTATCAACGCCTATATTCCCTATACCGAAGTTGAAAGTAGCAGCGATGTAGAAAAGATTGTAACACAGGTTCTTGCAGGGCAAGTGGCTCTTGTGGTAGAGGGCATTCCCGAAACAATTCTGGTTGGCGTACGCACCGCCCCGACCCGCTCTCTGCAAGAGCCGGACAGCGACCGCGTTATGCATGGTGCGCGCGATAGTTTTTGCGAGACGCTTCTTTTAAATACCGCCCTCATTAGGCGCCACATCCGCGACCCGCACCTGACAATGCAAAATCACACCATCGGCAGCATTTCTAAAACCGACGTGATTCTATGTTACCTCGACGGTCGGGCCGACCAGAAAACGATTGACAACCTTGCCAAAAAGCTCGACTCGCTCAAGGTCAAGACACTGGCTATGGCGCAGGAAAGTCTGACCGAAGCGCTACTGCCTCGACGGTGGTACAACCCTTTTCCAAAGGTGCGCTACACCGAGCGTCCCGACACCGCCGCCGCCACCGTAACAGAAGGTGGCATTCTGCTGATTGTAGACGGTTCCCCTTCGGTTATTCTGTTGCCAACTGCTTTTTTTGATTTCTTTCAAGATACAAACGACTATTACTTTCCCCCGCTGGTTGGAACCTATCTGCGCATTGTGCGCTATATCATCCACACGCTGACCATGCTGCTGATTCCGACATGGTTTCTCTTTATCAAAAACCCAGATTGGATTCCCAATTCCATTGATTTCATCAGCGTTCTGGAAATGAATAAAGTTCCAATATTTTTTCAACTCATGGTTGTTGAGCTGATCATCGACTGTCTAAAACAGGCGTCGCTAAATACCCCTGCGGCGTTAGGCAGCTCCTTTTCGGTCGTATCGGCATTGATTCTGGGCGATTTTGCCGTAAAGGCGCGCTGGTTTGTGCCCGAGGTGCTGCTGTATATGGCGTTTGTTGCGGTGGCGAACTTCGCTTCCCCCAGCTTTGAATTGGGCTACGCCGTCAAGCTCTGCCGCATGATGCTGCTGGTGGTTACAGCGCTGTTTAACCTTT from Oscillospiraceae bacterium MB24-C1 includes the following:
- a CDS encoding spore germination protein; the encoded protein is MAKQTELTPDKKQYLDTIKTLDTKLRVSASFDLGMRDFVFGTKDARIYFTQGLVKDEIMERILNTLILINPSELNKCTDTKSFINAYIPYTEVESSSDVEKIVTQVLAGQVALVVEGIPETILVGVRTAPTRSLQEPDSDRVMHGARDSFCETLLLNTALIRRHIRDPHLTMQNHTIGSISKTDVILCYLDGRADQKTIDNLAKKLDSLKVKTLAMAQESLTEALLPRRWYNPFPKVRYTERPDTAAATVTEGGILLIVDGSPSVILLPTAFFDFFQDTNDYYFPPLVGTYLRIVRYIIHTLTMLLIPTWFLFIKNPDWIPNSIDFISVLEMNKVPIFFQLMVVELIIDCLKQASLNTPAALGSSFSVVSALILGDFAVKARWFVPEVLLYMAFVAVANFASPSFELGYAVKLCRMMLLVVTALFNLWGYIGGIVLILVLVATTPTITGQSYLTPLIPFDGQKLLRLLVRRKMHRDNT